In the Sphingomonas sp. LM7 genome, one interval contains:
- the rpmB gene encoding 50S ribosomal protein L28: MSRICELTGKGRQVGHNVSHANNKTKRTFLPNLQNVTLMSDTLGRSIRLRVSTHGLRSVEHVGGLDNWLLKTSEDDLSLRARRLKREVRKASTAEKTAA; this comes from the coding sequence ATGTCGCGCATTTGCGAGCTGACCGGCAAGGGCCGGCAGGTGGGACACAACGTCTCCCACGCCAACAACAAGACCAAGCGGACCTTTCTGCCTAACCTGCAGAACGTGACGCTGATGTCGGACACGCTGGGCCGCAGCATCCGCCTGCGCGTCTCGACGCACGGCCTGCGCTCGGTCGAGCATGTCGGTGGTCTCGACAACTGGCTGCTCAAGACCAGCGAGGACGATCTGTCGCTCCGCGCGCGTCGCCTGAAGCGCGAAGTGCGCAAGGCGTCGACTGCCGAGAAGACCGCGGCCTAA
- a CDS encoding esterase-like activity of phytase family protein, whose translation MRFAVPISVLLMLSPTASGIEPRGILGDSPEITAKPVPLDTSDPTRRTLGPLTYLGGLALTSADPAFGGFSAMLVDGEQFTLLSDGGNLVSFQMGAELRPYAVRFADLPGPGTGALKRHRDSESMTRDPRTGRVWVGFENRNAIWRYDASLTRAERSVRPAAMADWSIAGGAEAMVRLRNGQFIVFSETARPKGRPDARIVLRFAGDPTEPPRAPLPFAYVPPAGYDPTDAAELPDGRLLVLNRRLSLPGLFTAKLSVIDMRGVRAGGVVPGIEIATFERPLQHDNFEALAVTREGADTIVWIASDDNGEFWEQSLLLKFRLDLPMGGRHAKSPPPAKGTG comes from the coding sequence ATGCGTTTCGCCGTTCCGATTTCCGTGCTCCTGATGCTGTCGCCAACCGCATCGGGGATCGAGCCGCGCGGGATACTGGGCGATAGTCCCGAGATCACCGCGAAGCCGGTGCCGCTAGATACTTCCGATCCGACGCGCCGGACGCTGGGACCCCTGACCTATCTGGGCGGCCTGGCGCTCACCAGCGCGGACCCGGCCTTTGGCGGTTTCTCGGCGATGCTGGTCGATGGCGAGCAGTTCACGCTGCTCAGCGATGGCGGAAACCTGGTCAGTTTCCAGATGGGGGCTGAGTTGCGACCATATGCGGTGCGCTTTGCGGACCTGCCCGGGCCGGGCACCGGGGCGCTCAAGCGCCACCGCGATTCCGAATCGATGACTCGCGATCCCCGCACCGGTCGGGTCTGGGTGGGTTTCGAGAACCGCAATGCGATTTGGCGCTACGATGCAAGCCTCACTCGGGCCGAGCGCAGCGTCCGACCCGCGGCGATGGCCGACTGGTCGATCGCCGGCGGTGCTGAGGCGATGGTCCGGCTGCGCAACGGCCAGTTCATCGTGTTCAGCGAGACGGCGCGGCCCAAGGGGCGGCCGGATGCGCGGATCGTGCTGCGGTTTGCCGGGGATCCGACCGAACCGCCAAGGGCGCCGCTCCCGTTCGCCTATGTGCCGCCTGCCGGCTATGATCCGACGGACGCCGCCGAGCTTCCCGACGGCCGGCTGCTGGTGCTCAATCGCCGGTTGTCGCTGCCCGGTTTGTTCACCGCCAAGCTGAGCGTGATCGACATGCGCGGCGTTCGCGCGGGCGGCGTAGTGCCGGGCATCGAGATCGCCACGTTCGAGCGTCCGCTCCAGCACGACAATTTCGAGGCGCTGGCAGTCACGCGCGAAGGCGCGGACACGATCGTGTGGATCGCGTCGGACGACAATGGCGAGTTCTGGGAGCAGTCGCTGCTGCTCAAATTCCGGCTCGACCTGCCGATGGGCGGCAGACATGCGAAAAGCCCGCCCCCCGCGAAGGGAACGGGCTGA
- the phbB gene encoding acetoacetyl-CoA reductase: MARVAIVTGGTRGIGEAISLALKDAGMTVAANYAGNEEKAKAFTERTGIKAYKWDVGDFEACAAGVAQVEADLGPVDVVVNNAGVTRDGTILKMSKDMWEDVIRINLGGCFNMAHATFPGMRSRKWGRIVNIGSINGQAGQYGQVNYAAAKSGIHGFTKALAQEGARAGVTVNAIAPGYIDTDMVAAVPPEVLEKIVAKIPVGRLGQASEIARGVAFLVSEEGGFVTGSTLSINGGQHMY, encoded by the coding sequence ATGGCACGCGTAGCGATCGTGACTGGGGGAACGCGCGGCATCGGCGAGGCGATCAGCCTGGCCCTCAAGGACGCGGGCATGACGGTCGCGGCGAACTATGCCGGAAATGAGGAAAAGGCGAAGGCCTTTACCGAGCGCACCGGCATCAAGGCGTATAAATGGGACGTCGGCGATTTCGAGGCGTGCGCCGCTGGCGTGGCGCAGGTCGAGGCCGATCTGGGCCCGGTCGACGTGGTGGTCAACAATGCCGGCGTCACCCGCGACGGCACCATCCTAAAAATGTCCAAGGACATGTGGGAAGACGTGATCCGCATCAATCTGGGCGGCTGCTTCAACATGGCGCACGCCACTTTCCCGGGCATGCGCAGCCGCAAATGGGGGCGGATCGTCAACATCGGTTCGATCAACGGGCAGGCCGGGCAATATGGCCAGGTCAATTATGCCGCCGCCAAGTCGGGCATCCACGGCTTCACCAAAGCGCTGGCGCAGGAAGGCGCGCGCGCCGGCGTGACGGTCAATGCGATCGCGCCGGGCTATATCGACACCGACATGGTCGCTGCGGTGCCGCCCGAAGTGCTCGAGAAGATCGTCGCCAAGATTCCCGTAGGCCGGCTGGGCCAGGCGAGCGAAATCGCGCGTGGCGTGGCGTTCCTGGTGTCCGAAGAGGGCGGGTTCGTCACCGGATCGACGCTGTCGATCAACGGCGGGCAGCATATGTACTGA
- the hemH gene encoding ferrochelatase → MIPSDHPVIPAPKIGVLLVNLGTPESPTPSAVRRYLAEFLSDPRVIEIPRIVWKPILHGIILRTRPAKSAHAYQQVWTEEGSPLAAITRAQATALEGTFGPDVRVEYAMRYGLPEIRDRLVSLKTYGAERILVAPLYPQYCAATTASVTDAVFAALKTFRRQPAIRMLPPYHDDPAYIDALKTSIEQSVATLDFEPEMLIASFHGMPQRTLELGDPYHCHCQKTARLLREALGRDLTITFQSRFGRAKWLEPATDKVLESLPGKGVKRVAIVAPGFSADCVETLEELAIRGRESFLAAGGTDFAVLPCLNASAVGIDMLRKILWRELAGWADAA, encoded by the coding sequence ATGATCCCTTCAGACCATCCGGTGATCCCGGCTCCCAAAATCGGCGTGCTGCTCGTCAACCTCGGTACGCCCGAGTCGCCGACGCCGAGTGCGGTGCGGCGCTATCTGGCGGAATTCCTTTCCGATCCGCGAGTGATCGAGATCCCGCGCATCGTATGGAAGCCGATCCTGCACGGCATCATCCTGCGCACCCGACCGGCCAAATCCGCCCATGCCTATCAGCAGGTCTGGACCGAAGAGGGCTCGCCGCTCGCCGCGATCACACGTGCGCAGGCCACGGCGCTGGAGGGGACATTCGGACCCGATGTGCGAGTCGAATATGCGATGCGATACGGCCTGCCCGAGATCCGCGACCGCCTCGTCTCGCTCAAGACCTATGGCGCCGAGCGCATCCTGGTCGCGCCGCTCTACCCGCAATATTGCGCGGCCACGACTGCGAGTGTGACCGACGCCGTGTTCGCCGCACTCAAGACCTTCCGCCGCCAGCCTGCGATCCGGATGCTGCCGCCCTATCACGACGATCCGGCCTATATCGACGCGCTCAAGACCTCGATCGAGCAGTCGGTCGCCACGCTGGATTTCGAGCCCGAGATGCTGATCGCCAGCTTTCACGGCATGCCGCAGCGGACGCTGGAACTCGGCGACCCCTATCACTGCCACTGCCAGAAGACCGCGCGGCTGCTGCGCGAGGCGCTGGGGCGCGATCTGACGATTACCTTCCAGTCGCGCTTCGGACGCGCCAAATGGCTCGAACCGGCGACTGACAAGGTGCTTGAGAGCCTGCCGGGCAAGGGCGTCAAGCGCGTCGCGATCGTTGCGCCGGGCTTTTCCGCCGATTGCGTCGAGACGCTGGAAGAGCTCGCGATCCGCGGGCGTGAGAGCTTCCTTGCCGCAGGCGGCACGGATTTCGCAGTGCTGCCGTGCCTCAATGCAAGCGCGGTCGGGATCGATATGCTTCGTAAGATATTGTGGCGGGAACTTGCGGGCTGGGCAGACGCTGCCTAG
- a CDS encoding xanthine dehydrogenase family protein molybdopterin-binding subunit, which translates to MAVTPSARTRLDRRTLLVGGGVGVGLVVAWAAWPRTYLPNLTAAPGESLFGAWIKIGADGHVSVAVPQCEEGQGVYTALPQIVADELGADWKMVGVEPAPLNPLYANPLAADELFEAALGALPEALRASYVRRTGLTLTGASTSVRNFEGELRRAGAAARVLLCKAAAARWGVDWKACGTFNNLVFQGNQRLGFGALAETAADQDLPGDVPLRTGEETRLYGQPLPRLDAPSKVDGTAAYAADIRLPDMVYASIRQGPVGETGLARVDRAAADKVPGMLAVVTTDDWVAAVANNWWAADRAIDAMRPRFRTPEPVVNSDTIEQALTAAFDGAGSRIAEAGDLSAQFRGAQLVAAEYRVGLALHAPLEPMTATAAYRDGRLTLWLPTQAPGLARAAAARAAGISENAVILHPTMAGGSFGAKLESDVAAQAALLAMRIGRPVQLTWPRGEDFRRDRFRPAAAGRMNARVDAQGRVTGWLAKIAAPSSGRELAARLLHGEALPAAALALGGSDASAVAGAMPAYAIPNFAVDHHPAEIGVPSGYWRSGAHSYTCFFTESFLDELAHVAEQDALSFRMAMLGQQPRLARCLQTAAQLGGWQGGQPGSGQGIACHSFRGSHIAVLAEAQLTSDRRVKVERLVAAVDCGRVVNPDLVMQQIEGGLLFGLAGAVGCSTGFTENVADARDISELRLPTLADCPDITVELIRSGAEPGGASEIAVPPVAPAIANALQAATGVRFRRLPLLSDIE; encoded by the coding sequence ATGGCGGTGACTCCCAGCGCGCGGACCAGGCTCGATCGGCGGACTTTGCTGGTCGGCGGCGGCGTTGGCGTGGGGCTGGTGGTCGCCTGGGCGGCATGGCCGCGGACCTATCTTCCCAATCTGACTGCGGCGCCCGGCGAAAGCCTGTTCGGCGCGTGGATCAAGATCGGCGCGGACGGCCATGTCTCGGTCGCGGTGCCGCAATGCGAGGAAGGGCAGGGCGTCTATACCGCGCTGCCCCAGATCGTCGCCGATGAGCTTGGCGCAGACTGGAAGATGGTGGGAGTCGAGCCGGCGCCGCTCAATCCGCTTTACGCCAATCCGCTTGCTGCCGACGAATTGTTCGAAGCGGCGCTGGGCGCGCTGCCCGAGGCCCTGCGGGCGAGCTATGTCCGCCGGACCGGGCTGACGCTGACCGGCGCCTCGACGTCGGTGCGCAATTTCGAAGGCGAGCTACGCCGAGCGGGTGCGGCGGCACGAGTGCTGCTGTGCAAGGCGGCGGCGGCGCGCTGGGGCGTCGACTGGAAGGCCTGCGGGACGTTCAACAATCTGGTGTTCCAGGGCAACCAGCGGCTGGGATTCGGCGCGCTGGCCGAGACCGCGGCGGACCAGGACCTGCCTGGCGACGTGCCGTTGCGGACCGGCGAGGAAACCCGGCTCTACGGCCAGCCGCTGCCGCGGCTCGATGCGCCGTCCAAGGTCGACGGCACCGCCGCTTATGCCGCCGACATAAGGCTGCCCGACATGGTCTATGCCTCGATCCGGCAAGGGCCGGTCGGAGAGACCGGGCTGGCGCGCGTCGATCGTGCCGCGGCCGACAAGGTGCCCGGCATGCTCGCGGTGGTGACGACCGACGACTGGGTCGCCGCCGTCGCCAACAACTGGTGGGCGGCGGATCGCGCGATCGATGCGATGCGGCCGCGGTTCAGGACGCCCGAGCCCGTAGTCAACAGCGATACGATCGAGCAGGCGCTGACCGCGGCGTTCGACGGCGCAGGGTCGCGCATCGCCGAAGCCGGTGATCTTTCGGCGCAGTTCCGCGGCGCGCAGCTGGTGGCGGCCGAATATCGCGTCGGGCTGGCGCTGCATGCGCCGCTCGAGCCGATGACTGCCACCGCGGCCTATCGTGACGGCCGGCTGACCTTGTGGCTGCCGACTCAGGCGCCCGGGCTCGCCCGTGCCGCCGCGGCACGCGCCGCCGGGATTTCGGAGAACGCCGTGATCCTCCACCCGACGATGGCCGGGGGCTCGTTCGGCGCGAAGCTGGAGAGCGACGTCGCGGCGCAGGCGGCGCTGCTCGCGATGCGGATCGGCAGGCCGGTCCAGCTCACCTGGCCGCGTGGCGAGGATTTCCGGCGCGATCGCTTCCGTCCGGCCGCCGCGGGGCGGATGAACGCGCGAGTCGATGCGCAGGGCCGGGTGACGGGATGGCTCGCAAAGATCGCCGCGCCGTCCAGTGGGCGTGAGCTCGCCGCGCGGCTGCTCCACGGCGAGGCGCTGCCTGCCGCCGCGCTGGCGCTGGGCGGGAGCGACGCCAGCGCAGTGGCGGGCGCAATGCCGGCCTATGCGATCCCCAATTTCGCAGTCGACCACCATCCTGCCGAGATCGGCGTGCCGAGCGGCTATTGGCGCTCGGGCGCGCATAGCTACACCTGCTTCTTTACCGAGAGCTTTCTCGACGAGTTGGCCCATGTCGCCGAACAGGACGCGCTGTCGTTCCGCATGGCGATGCTGGGCCAGCAGCCGCGGCTGGCGCGCTGCCTGCAGACTGCGGCGCAGCTCGGCGGCTGGCAGGGCGGACAGCCGGGAAGCGGGCAGGGCATCGCTTGCCACAGCTTCCGCGGCTCGCACATCGCAGTGCTCGCCGAGGCGCAGCTGACCAGCGACCGGCGAGTCAAGGTCGAGCGACTGGTCGCCGCGGTCGATTGCGGGCGTGTGGTCAATCCCGATCTGGTGATGCAGCAGATTGAGGGCGGGTTGTTGTTCGGGCTTGCAGGCGCAGTCGGCTGCTCGACCGGCTTCACCGAGAATGTCGCCGATGCGCGCGACATCTCCGAGCTGCGCCTGCCGACGCTCGCCGATTGCCCGGACATCACCGTTGAGCTGATCCGCAGCGGCGCAGAGCCCGGCGGCGCGAGCGAGATCGCCGTGCCGCCGGTCGCCCCCGCGATCGCCAATGCGCTGCAGGCGGCGACCGGTGTACGCTTCCGGCGGTTGCCATTGCTTTCGGATATCGAATGA
- the lgt gene encoding prolipoprotein diacylglyceryl transferase, with amino-acid sequence MLLHLLAAAGDHIQFKDLGLSPVAVNLGFFQIKWYSLAYIAGILIGWWYLLRLLAQPGAPMARRHADDLVFYATLGVILGGRLGYVLFYAPDMIVESPLQVFRLWDGGMSFHGGVIGTTIAIILLARRNGLDWLRIHDYVACVAPFGLFFGRLANFVNGELWGKPTDVPWAVVFRNTVQTGLPEPARHPSQLYEAGLEGILLFIVLWFFFWRTDSRYQPGKLVGIFILGYGLCRFLVEFFREPDAQLVWLVDATGLHMGQWLCIPMIVGGIYLIATANRRRQRVEAIAGSQSVA; translated from the coding sequence GTGCTGCTCCATCTCCTCGCCGCCGCCGGCGATCATATCCAGTTCAAGGATCTCGGGCTCAGCCCGGTGGCGGTCAATCTCGGGTTCTTCCAGATCAAATGGTATTCGTTGGCATACATCGCTGGCATACTGATCGGCTGGTGGTATCTACTCCGCCTGCTCGCCCAGCCCGGCGCGCCGATGGCACGCCGCCACGCCGACGATCTCGTCTTCTATGCGACGCTGGGCGTCATCCTGGGCGGGCGGCTCGGCTACGTACTGTTCTATGCGCCCGACATGATCGTCGAATCGCCGCTCCAGGTCTTCCGGCTATGGGATGGCGGCATGTCGTTCCATGGCGGCGTAATCGGCACCACGATCGCGATCATCCTGCTGGCGCGGCGCAACGGCCTCGATTGGCTGCGCATCCACGATTACGTCGCCTGTGTGGCGCCGTTCGGGCTGTTCTTCGGCCGCCTCGCCAATTTCGTGAACGGCGAGCTTTGGGGCAAGCCGACCGACGTCCCCTGGGCAGTCGTCTTCCGCAACACCGTCCAGACCGGCCTGCCCGAGCCGGCGCGCCACCCCAGCCAGCTCTATGAAGCGGGGCTTGAGGGCATATTGCTGTTCATCGTCCTGTGGTTCTTCTTCTGGCGCACCGATTCGCGCTACCAGCCCGGCAAGCTCGTCGGCATCTTCATCCTGGGCTATGGCCTGTGCCGCTTCTTGGTCGAGTTCTTCCGCGAACCCGACGCGCAGCTGGTCTGGCTGGTCGATGCGACCGGACTGCACATGGGGCAATGGTTGTGCATCCCGATGATTGTGGGCGGCATCTATCTGATCGCCACCGCCAACCGCCGCCGCCAGCGCGTCGAGGCGATCGCAGGTTCACAGAGCGTAGCCTGA
- a CDS encoding class I SAM-dependent methyltransferase — MTDADNPLAAPSGPRSENAAAPLLAERLARAITLAGPIPLSQFMGAANAHYYGTRDPLGARGDFTTAPEISQMFGELIGLWLADMWDRAGRPPARYVEFGPGRGTLAEDALRAMAKAGLAPPVDLVETSPTLRAMQAERVPHAEWHLDLVGLPEDAPLLIVANEFFDALPIRQLVATGEGWRERLVACQDTLFLPIAGDRSFDMIIPRHLLQAAPGSILETSPASVAILRNLAARLLAQGGAALIIDYGYEGPAIGDTLQAVRGHQYANPFDKPGEADLTAHVDFATLREAAEAEDLVVHGPITQGAFLKALGIDARTEALAKASPDRAESLAIDRDRLTADDAMGELFKVIALTAPGWPTPAGFE, encoded by the coding sequence GTGACCGACGCAGACAATCCCCTCGCCGCCCCGTCCGGCCCACGCAGCGAAAACGCCGCCGCGCCGCTGCTCGCCGAACGCCTTGCCCGCGCGATCACGCTCGCCGGGCCGATCCCGCTGTCGCAGTTCATGGGCGCCGCCAACGCGCATTATTACGGCACGCGCGATCCGCTGGGCGCGCGCGGCGACTTCACCACCGCGCCCGAGATCAGCCAGATGTTCGGCGAGCTGATCGGGCTGTGGCTCGCCGATATGTGGGACCGCGCCGGCCGTCCGCCCGCGCGCTATGTCGAGTTCGGGCCGGGCCGCGGCACGCTCGCCGAGGACGCGCTGCGTGCTATGGCCAAGGCCGGGCTCGCGCCACCCGTCGATCTCGTCGAGACCAGTCCGACGCTACGCGCCATGCAGGCCGAGCGCGTGCCCCACGCCGAATGGCATCTCGACTTGGTCGGCCTGCCCGAGGACGCGCCGCTGCTGATCGTCGCCAACGAATTCTTCGACGCGCTGCCGATCCGCCAGTTGGTCGCGACAGGCGAAGGCTGGCGCGAGCGGCTAGTCGCCTGCCAGGATACCCTGTTCCTGCCGATCGCCGGCGACCGCAGCTTCGACATGATCATTCCCCGGCACCTGCTCCAGGCAGCGCCCGGATCGATCCTGGAAACCTCGCCTGCCAGCGTCGCCATCCTTCGCAACCTCGCCGCGCGGCTGCTCGCACAGGGCGGGGCGGCGCTGATCATCGACTATGGCTATGAGGGCCCGGCGATCGGCGACACGCTCCAGGCAGTGCGCGGGCACCAATATGCCAATCCTTTCGACAAGCCAGGCGAGGCCGATCTCACTGCGCATGTCGATTTCGCGACGCTCAGGGAAGCGGCGGAGGCCGAGGATCTGGTCGTCCACGGCCCGATCACGCAGGGCGCGTTCCTCAAGGCGCTCGGCATCGACGCACGCACCGAAGCGCTCGCCAAGGCCTCGCCCGACCGCGCCGAGAGCTTGGCCATCGATCGCGACCGGCTGACCGCCGACGACGCGATGGGCGAGTTGTTCAAGGTCATCGCGCTCACCGCACCGGGCTGGCCGACGCCCGCGGGGTTCGAATGA
- a CDS encoding GNAT family N-acetyltransferase — MIHYRDATATDLPAIDALYRESFVGTFGHLYKPADLAAFLGKFTPEAWGHEYAKPGNVFRVAEDADGLVGYCTVGPVTLPIEPGPPATELHQLYLAERGKGSGAAQALIDWAIHVARAGGVSRVVLSVYIDNHRAQRFYARQGFREIGKYEFRVGDHIDDDRIWSLDL; from the coding sequence ATGATCCACTATCGCGACGCCACCGCCACCGATCTTCCGGCAATCGACGCGCTGTACCGCGAGAGCTTCGTCGGCACCTTCGGCCATCTCTACAAACCCGCCGATCTCGCAGCCTTTCTCGGCAAGTTCACTCCCGAGGCCTGGGGGCACGAATATGCGAAACCGGGCAATGTCTTTCGTGTCGCGGAAGACGCTGACGGATTGGTCGGCTATTGTACGGTCGGCCCCGTTACGCTGCCGATCGAGCCGGGTCCGCCTGCGACGGAACTGCACCAGCTCTATCTGGCCGAACGCGGCAAGGGCAGCGGCGCGGCGCAGGCGCTGATCGATTGGGCGATCCACGTCGCGCGGGCCGGCGGCGTCAGCCGCGTGGTACTCAGCGTCTATATCGACAATCATCGCGCCCAGCGCTTCTATGCACGCCAGGGTTTCCGCGAGATCGGCAAATATGAATTCCGCGTCGGCGACCATATCGACGACGACCGCATCTGGAGCCTCGACCTGTGA
- the pgeF gene encoding peptidoglycan editing factor PgeF, with amino-acid sequence MNEVEVIRARALDGVAHGFLGRRGGVSTGIVAGLNVGTGSADGPELIAENRRRAAEAVLPGARLVTLYQVHSADAVAVIEPFEDRLRPRADALVTDRPGLAIGILTADCAPVLLADREAGVVGAAHAGWKGAIGGVTDSTIALMETLGAKRERIAAAVGPCIARASYEVDDDFFRRFAQADPANERFFADGKPGHHQFDLEAYVAHRLAAAGVRTIETLGLDTYSDDSRFYSFRRATHRGEPDYGRQIAIIGIN; translated from the coding sequence GTGAACGAAGTCGAAGTCATCCGTGCCCGCGCCCTGGACGGCGTCGCCCACGGCTTTCTCGGCCGCCGCGGCGGCGTATCGACCGGTATCGTCGCGGGGCTCAATGTCGGCACCGGCTCGGCCGACGGACCCGAGTTGATTGCCGAGAACCGCCGTCGCGCTGCCGAAGCGGTGCTGCCCGGCGCCCGGCTGGTCACGCTCTACCAGGTCCATTCGGCCGATGCCGTCGCGGTGATCGAGCCGTTCGAGGATCGCCTTCGCCCCCGCGCCGACGCGCTCGTCACCGATCGGCCAGGGCTCGCGATCGGCATCCTCACTGCCGATTGCGCGCCGGTGCTGCTCGCCGACCGCGAAGCCGGCGTCGTCGGCGCCGCGCATGCCGGATGGAAAGGCGCGATCGGCGGCGTCACCGACTCGACGATTGCGCTGATGGAAACCCTGGGCGCCAAACGCGAGCGCATCGCTGCCGCAGTTGGGCCCTGCATCGCGCGCGCCAGCTACGAAGTCGATGACGACTTCTTCCGCCGCTTCGCCCAAGCCGACCCCGCCAATGAGCGCTTCTTCGCCGACGGCAAGCCCGGGCACCACCAGTTCGATCTCGAAGCCTATGTCGCGCATCGTCTTGCCGCCGCGGGCGTCCGCACGATCGAAACGCTCGGGCTCGACACTTATTCGGACGACAGCCGTTTCTACAGCTTCCGCCGCGCGACGCATCGCGGCGAACCCGATTACGGCCGCCAGATCGCGATAATTGGTATCAATTGA
- a CDS encoding cystathionine gamma-synthase family protein, with translation MTDETEADLTGATPRRRPKASIDKVGGRKLRPSTMMMGHGYDPVLSEGSLKPPIFMTSTFVFPNAAAGKRHFEGVTGKRPGGAEGLVYSRFNGPNQEILEDRLAVWEEAEDALAFSSGMSAIATLFLSMVKPGDTIVHSGPLYAATETLIARILGRFGVHWLDFPAGATRAEIDAVLSKAATGNVALIYLESPANPTNALVDVEAVTASRDAIFKGAKPPIAIDNTFLGPLWAQPLKQGADIVVYSLTKYAGGHSDLVAGGVLGSKEHINTIRLMRNTIGTICDPNTAWMLLRSLETLELRMSRAGENAVKVCEFLRTHPKVEHVGYLGFLEEGSRQADIYNRHCTGAGSTFSLYLKGGEKEAFAFLDALRIAKLAVSLGGTETLASHPAGMTHLSVPEARKQALGITDNLVRISIGVEDADDLIADFEEALKTV, from the coding sequence ATGACCGACGAAACCGAAGCCGATCTGACCGGTGCGACTCCGCGGCGCCGCCCCAAGGCCAGCATCGACAAGGTCGGCGGACGCAAGCTACGGCCATCGACGATGATGATGGGCCATGGCTATGATCCGGTGCTGTCGGAAGGCTCGCTCAAGCCGCCGATCTTTATGACCTCGACCTTCGTCTTTCCCAATGCCGCCGCGGGCAAGCGCCATTTCGAAGGCGTCACCGGCAAGCGCCCCGGCGGTGCCGAGGGCCTGGTCTATTCGCGCTTCAACGGCCCCAACCAGGAAATTCTCGAGGATCGCCTCGCCGTGTGGGAAGAGGCCGAGGACGCACTCGCCTTCTCCAGCGGCATGTCGGCGATCGCCACCTTGTTCCTGTCGATGGTCAAGCCCGGCGACACGATCGTCCATTCCGGCCCGCTCTATGCCGCCACCGAGACGCTGATCGCCCGCATCCTCGGCCGCTTCGGCGTCCACTGGCTCGATTTCCCCGCCGGGGCGACCCGCGCGGAGATCGACGCGGTGCTGAGCAAGGCCGCGACCGGCAATGTCGCGCTGATCTATCTCGAAAGCCCCGCCAACCCGACCAACGCGCTAGTCGATGTCGAAGCGGTTACGGCCAGCCGCGACGCAATCTTCAAGGGCGCCAAGCCGCCGATTGCGATCGACAACACCTTCCTCGGCCCGCTTTGGGCGCAGCCGCTCAAGCAGGGCGCCGACATCGTCGTCTATTCGCTGACCAAATATGCCGGCGGCCATTCCGATCTCGTCGCGGGCGGCGTGCTTGGATCGAAGGAGCACATCAACACGATCCGGCTGATGCGCAACACGATCGGCACGATCTGCGATCCCAACACCGCGTGGATGCTGCTGCGTTCGCTCGAGACGCTCGAACTGCGTATGTCGCGCGCCGGCGAAAACGCCGTGAAGGTCTGCGAGTTCCTGCGCACCCACCCCAAGGTCGAGCATGTCGGCTATCTCGGCTTCCTCGAAGAGGGCAGCCGCCAAGCCGATATCTACAACCGCCACTGCACCGGCGCAGGATCGACCTTCTCGCTCTATCTCAAGGGTGGCGAGAAGGAAGCGTTCGCCTTTCTCGACGCGCTGCGCATCGCCAAGCTCGCAGTGAGCCTCGGCGGCACCGAGACGCTCGCCAGCCACCCCGCCGGTATGACGCACCTGTCGGTTCCGGAGGCACGCAAGCAGGCGCTGGGGATCACCGACAATCTCGTCCGCATCTCGATCGGCGTCGAGGATGCCGATGACCTGATCGCCGATTTCGAGGAAGCTTTGAAGACGGTTTGA